The proteins below come from a single Pseudomonas chlororaphis genomic window:
- a CDS encoding glucose-6-phosphate dehydrogenase translates to MTAIGSKSKAEPAPPTTLFLFGAHGDLVKRLLMPALYHLSRDGLLGDGLRIVGVDHNAISDADFASKLEAFIRSEAASKGGDAEHALDPQRWASLAQGISYVQGDFLDDSTYDALAAKIAASGTGNAVFYLATAPRFFSEVVSRLGAAGLLQEQPDAFRRVVIEKPFGSDLRTAESLNACLLKVMSEKQIYRIDHYLGKETVQNILVSRFSNSLFEAFWNNHYIDHVQITAAETVGVETRGSFYERTGALRDMVPNHLFQLLAMVAMEPPAAFGADAVRGEKAKVVGAIRPWSVEQARANSVRGQYTAGELGGKAVNGYREESNVAADSTTETYVALKVMIDNWRWVGVPFYLRTGKRMSVRDTEIVICFKPAPYAQFRDTDVDELQPTYLRIQIQPNEGMWFDLLAKRPGPALDMANIELGFAYKDFFEMQPSTGYETLIYDCLTGDQTLFQRADNIENGWRAVQPFLDAWQQDATFQPYKAGEDGPAAADDLLTRDGRVWHGLG, encoded by the coding sequence ATGACCGCGATCGGCAGCAAATCCAAGGCAGAACCTGCACCGCCGACCACGTTGTTCCTGTTCGGCGCCCATGGCGATCTGGTCAAGCGCCTGCTGATGCCGGCGCTGTACCACTTGAGTCGTGACGGCCTGCTGGGAGATGGGCTGCGGATCGTTGGAGTTGACCATAACGCCATCAGCGATGCGGACTTCGCCAGCAAGCTGGAGGCGTTCATTCGCAGCGAAGCGGCGAGCAAAGGCGGCGACGCCGAACACGCGCTCGACCCGCAGCGCTGGGCCAGCCTGGCGCAAGGCATCAGCTACGTGCAGGGTGACTTTCTCGATGACAGCACCTATGACGCGCTGGCGGCGAAAATCGCCGCCAGCGGCACCGGCAACGCGGTCTTCTACCTGGCGACCGCGCCGCGCTTCTTCAGCGAGGTGGTCAGCCGCCTCGGTGCGGCCGGGCTGCTTCAGGAGCAGCCGGATGCGTTCCGGCGCGTGGTGATCGAAAAGCCGTTCGGCTCCGACCTGCGCACCGCTGAATCGCTGAATGCCTGCCTGCTCAAGGTCATGAGCGAAAAACAGATCTACCGGATCGACCATTACCTGGGCAAGGAAACGGTGCAGAACATTCTGGTCAGCCGTTTCTCCAACAGCCTGTTCGAGGCGTTCTGGAACAACCACTACATCGACCACGTCCAGATCACCGCGGCCGAAACCGTCGGCGTGGAAACCCGTGGCAGTTTCTATGAACGCACCGGCGCCCTGCGGGACATGGTGCCCAACCACCTGTTCCAACTGCTGGCGATGGTGGCCATGGAGCCGCCGGCGGCCTTCGGCGCGGATGCGGTGCGGGGCGAGAAGGCCAAGGTCGTGGGTGCGATCCGGCCGTGGTCGGTGGAGCAGGCCCGCGCCAACTCGGTGCGCGGCCAGTACACCGCCGGTGAACTGGGCGGTAAGGCGGTCAACGGTTATCGCGAAGAATCCAACGTGGCGGCCGACAGCACCACCGAAACCTACGTCGCCCTCAAGGTGATGATCGATAACTGGCGTTGGGTGGGCGTGCCGTTCTACCTGCGCACCGGCAAGCGCATGAGCGTGCGTGACACGGAAATCGTCATTTGCTTCAAGCCGGCGCCTTATGCGCAGTTTCGCGACACCGACGTCGACGAATTGCAACCTACGTACCTGAGAATCCAGATTCAGCCCAACGAAGGCATGTGGTTCGACCTGTTGGCCAAGCGGCCAGGCCCGGCCCTCGACATGGCAAACATAGAATTGGGCTTTGCCTACAAGGACTTCTTCGAAATGCAGCCGTCCACGGGTTACGAAACCCTGATCTACGATTGCCTGACGGGCGATCAAACGCTGTTCCAGCGTGCCGACAATATTGAAAATGGTTGGCGCGCGGTGCAGCCGTTCCTCGACGCCTGGCAGCAGGACGCGACGTTCCAGCCGTACAAGGCCGGGGAAGACGGGCCGGCCGCGGCCGATGACCTGCTGACACGCGATGGTCGCGTCTGGCACGGCCTCGGATGA
- a CDS encoding hydrolase — protein MSEPLKRPIRFLLSDMDGTLLLPDHSLNQRTIEAVRSLREAGVLFSLATGRPPRAMLQYIEALGVDLPTAAFNGGTLVHPDGSFLAVHYLPPEVARTTLALYADQPGIEAWVFADGDWLVRDAHGPMVPVETRGLGYPPVQVESFEPYLERIDKIVATSANTDLLVELEARLHPLLNGQAQVSRSQPIYLDVTALKANKGEALATLADFLDVPLEQTAAMGDGGNDPAMFHRAGLSIAMGQAEEAIRRQADVVTAANTEDGAALAIERYILPR, from the coding sequence ATGAGCGAGCCGTTGAAACGCCCCATCCGCTTCCTGCTCAGTGACATGGACGGCACTCTGTTGCTGCCCGACCACAGCCTCAACCAACGTACCATCGAAGCCGTGCGTTCTTTGCGCGAGGCCGGCGTGTTGTTCAGCCTCGCCACCGGTCGGCCGCCCCGGGCGATGCTGCAATACATCGAGGCCCTGGGTGTCGACCTGCCCACCGCGGCGTTCAATGGCGGCACGCTGGTGCATCCGGACGGCAGTTTCCTCGCGGTGCACTACCTGCCGCCCGAGGTAGCGCGGACCACCCTGGCGTTGTACGCCGATCAGCCTGGCATTGAGGCCTGGGTATTTGCCGACGGCGATTGGCTGGTGCGCGATGCCCACGGGCCGATGGTCCCGGTGGAAACCCGCGGCCTGGGCTATCCGCCGGTGCAGGTCGAGAGCTTCGAGCCTTACCTGGAACGCATCGACAAGATCGTCGCCACCAGCGCCAACACTGATTTGCTGGTGGAGCTGGAGGCGCGCCTGCACCCGCTGCTCAACGGCCAGGCCCAGGTGTCGCGTTCGCAGCCGATCTACCTGGACGTCACGGCGCTCAAGGCCAACAAGGGTGAAGCGTTGGCGACACTGGCCGATTTCCTCGACGTGCCGCTGGAGCAGACCGCCGCCATGGGCGATGGAGGCAACGACCCGGCGATGTTCCATCGTGCAGGCTTGTCGATTGCCATGGGGCAAGCGGAAGAAGCGATCCGGCGCCAGGCCGATGTCGTCACCGCCGCCAACACCGAAGACGGTGCGGCCTTGGCAATCGAACGCTACATCCTGCCCCGATAA
- a CDS encoding lipoprotein, giving the protein MRRLFGLSLLLMLLSLSACALFPQRDPLTINVVGIEPLPSQDLEMRFAVKLRVQNPNDTTLDYNGVALDLEVNGRPLASGVSDQTGSLPRFSETILSIPVSISAFSVLRQTLGLSQTQSLDNLPYVLRGKLAGGVFGTRRFVDRGTLDLRGSTATW; this is encoded by the coding sequence ATGCGCAGATTGTTCGGCCTGTCCCTGCTACTGATGTTGCTCAGCCTGAGCGCCTGCGCCCTGTTCCCGCAGCGCGACCCACTGACGATCAACGTGGTCGGCATTGAGCCGCTGCCCAGCCAGGATCTGGAAATGCGTTTTGCCGTGAAGCTGCGCGTGCAGAACCCCAACGACACCACCCTGGACTACAACGGCGTGGCGCTGGACCTGGAAGTCAACGGTCGGCCCCTGGCCTCGGGGGTCAGCGACCAGACCGGCTCCCTCCCCCGGTTTTCCGAAACAATACTGAGCATCCCGGTGAGCATCTCGGCGTTTTCCGTACTGCGCCAGACCCTCGGCCTGAGCCAGACCCAAAGCCTGGATAACCTGCCTTACGTGCTCAGGGGCAAACTCGCCGGCGGAGTGTTCGGCACCCGGCGCTTCGTCGACCGTGGCACCCTCGACTTACGCGGTTCCACGGCCACCTGGTGA
- a CDS encoding ketosteroid isomerase: MSNPVSSLAPAIAGYIAAANARDSSAVTRFFAENASVFDEGHHRLGAQAIAQWMEDTAQRYQPRVQVLNVQQRTGKVLVQNLISGTFPGSPLELRYTFRLDEQGKISRLDISV, from the coding sequence ATGTCCAACCCCGTCTCTTCCCTGGCCCCGGCCATCGCCGGCTATATTGCCGCCGCCAACGCTCGTGACAGCTCGGCGGTGACGCGTTTCTTCGCCGAAAACGCCAGCGTGTTCGATGAAGGCCACCACCGCCTCGGTGCCCAGGCCATCGCCCAATGGATGGAAGACACCGCCCAGCGCTACCAGCCACGGGTGCAAGTGCTCAATGTGCAGCAACGAACCGGCAAGGTGCTGGTGCAGAACCTGATCTCCGGCACCTTTCCCGGCAGCCCGCTGGAGTTGCGCTACACCTTCCGCCTCGACGAACAGGGCAAGATCAGCCGGCTGGATATCTCGGTCTAG
- a CDS encoding ATPase, with amino-acid sequence MTDSPLSAWQHAIEHHGFVQDEAQELAIMALEQCHKALGEGRKSIKGVYLWGPVGRGKTWLMDRFYESLKVPARRQHFHHFMAWVHQRSFQLTGTPDPLQALARELSAEVRVLCFDELFVTDIGDAIILGRLFQVMFEQGMVIVSTSNLPPEELYANGHNRERFLPTISAIKQYMQVVPVNGWQDHRQHPGAVQQRYWVRGCGQPDPLAAVFDQLAGGQTLASGPIEVGHRLLEPVRAGDTVLWSRYADLCEQPFSALDFMALCDRFSVILLGDVPCLSAEQREGRIARGTEDGVERVEAGDRELPQLSVHDDGVRRFIALVDECYDRKVPLYLCAEVPMEDLYTEGYLQFPFRRTLSRLQEMQMQRFGQPA; translated from the coding sequence ATGACTGACTCCCCCCTGAGTGCCTGGCAGCACGCCATCGAACACCACGGCTTCGTCCAGGACGAGGCTCAGGAACTGGCGATCATGGCTCTGGAACAATGCCACAAGGCATTGGGCGAGGGCCGCAAGTCGATCAAGGGCGTTTACCTGTGGGGGCCGGTGGGTCGTGGCAAGACCTGGCTGATGGACCGCTTCTACGAGAGCCTCAAGGTGCCGGCGCGCCGCCAGCACTTCCATCACTTCATGGCCTGGGTGCACCAGCGCTCCTTCCAACTGACCGGCACACCGGACCCTTTGCAGGCCTTGGCCCGGGAGCTGAGTGCCGAGGTGCGGGTGCTGTGCTTCGACGAATTGTTCGTCACCGACATCGGCGACGCCATCATCCTCGGACGGCTGTTCCAGGTGATGTTCGAACAAGGCATGGTGATCGTCAGTACGTCCAACCTGCCGCCCGAAGAACTCTATGCCAACGGCCACAACCGTGAACGCTTCCTGCCGACCATCAGCGCGATCAAGCAATACATGCAAGTGGTGCCGGTGAACGGGTGGCAGGACCACCGCCAACACCCGGGCGCGGTGCAGCAACGCTACTGGGTACGCGGCTGCGGGCAACCCGACCCGTTGGCCGCGGTCTTTGACCAGTTGGCGGGTGGGCAAACGCTCGCCAGCGGGCCGATCGAAGTCGGCCATCGCCTGCTCGAGCCCGTCCGGGCTGGCGATACGGTGCTCTGGAGCCGCTACGCCGATCTTTGTGAGCAACCGTTCTCGGCGCTGGATTTCATGGCCTTGTGTGACCGTTTCAGCGTGATTCTGCTCGGCGATGTGCCTTGCCTGAGCGCCGAACAGCGCGAAGGGCGCATTGCCCGTGGTACCGAGGACGGGGTCGAACGGGTGGAGGCCGGCGACCGTGAACTGCCGCAATTGTCCGTCCATGACGATGGCGTGCGGCGTTTCATTGCCCTGGTCGACGAGTGCTACGACCGCAAGGTGCCGCTGTACCTGTGCGCCGAAGTGCCGATGGAAGACTTGTACACCGAAGGCTATCTGCAATTCCCGTTTCGCCGCACGCTCAGTCGGCTCCAGGAAATGCAGATGCAACGTTTTGGTCAACCCGCCTGA
- a CDS encoding DNA-binding protein has translation MSRTTRLLTLLQVLRGKRCPVTAATLAVELNVSERTLYRDIAELTALGAPIQGEAGIGYVLRSGLFLPPLMFTADEIEAIVLGLRYVDQRGDDVLGKAAADALAKVEAVLAPDVRDALRNPTVLPGPPGYGYPQNTVQLNVYRQAIRTQAKLHIDYADVNKTPSQRLIWPLALGFFNEARVVVAWCELRGAYRTFRTDRIASAAEQGERYPGRRSDLLRAWFALMQLDENGRFTPDKN, from the coding sequence GTGTCGCGTACTACCCGGCTGCTCACTTTGCTGCAAGTCTTGCGGGGCAAGCGTTGCCCGGTTACCGCCGCGACATTGGCTGTCGAGCTGAACGTGTCCGAGCGTACCTTGTACCGTGACATCGCTGAGCTGACGGCCCTCGGTGCGCCGATCCAGGGTGAGGCGGGCATTGGCTATGTCTTGCGCAGTGGGCTGTTCCTGCCGCCACTGATGTTCACCGCCGATGAGATCGAAGCCATCGTGCTGGGCTTGCGCTACGTGGACCAGCGTGGCGACGACGTGCTGGGCAAGGCTGCCGCCGACGCGTTGGCGAAGGTGGAGGCGGTGCTTGCCCCGGACGTTCGTGACGCCTTGCGCAATCCCACGGTGCTGCCCGGGCCGCCGGGTTATGGCTACCCGCAGAACACCGTGCAGTTGAATGTCTATCGCCAGGCCATTCGCACCCAGGCCAAGCTGCACATCGATTACGCCGACGTGAACAAGACCCCCAGCCAGCGGTTGATCTGGCCGCTGGCCCTGGGCTTTTTCAACGAGGCGCGGGTAGTGGTGGCCTGGTGCGAATTGCGAGGGGCCTACCGTACCTTCCGCACCGACCGGATTGCCTCGGCCGCCGAGCAGGGCGAGCGCTACCCCGGGCGGCGCAGCGACCTGTTGCGCGCCTGGTTCGCACTGATGCAACTGGACGAAAACGGGCGCTTCACTCCTGACAAAAACTGA
- a CDS encoding 6-phosphogluconate dehydrogenase — protein MQLGIIGLGRMGGNIARRLMLNGHTTVVYDRNAAFVENLSQEGATGVADLPALVAALEAPRAVWVMLPAGAPTEDTITVLSGLLEPGDVIIDGGNTYYKDDIRRAHALLEKGLNYIDVGTSGGVWGLERGYCMMIGGDAEVVKRLDPLFDSLAPGMGNIPRTRDRKSDDDRAERGYIHAGPAGAGHFVKMIHNGIEYGMMQAFAEGFDILKTKSSESLPPEQRFDLNVADIAEVWRRGSVVSSWLLDLTADALASDPKLDGFSGEVADSGEGRWTIEAAIEQAVPVPVLSSSLFARFRSRQQSTYGDKMLSAMRFGFGGHVETPKK, from the coding sequence ATGCAACTCGGGATTATTGGACTGGGCCGCATGGGCGGCAATATTGCGCGGCGCCTGATGCTCAATGGGCACACCACCGTGGTCTACGACCGCAACGCTGCGTTCGTCGAAAATCTCAGCCAGGAAGGCGCCACTGGCGTCGCGGACCTGCCAGCGCTGGTGGCCGCCCTTGAGGCGCCAAGGGCGGTCTGGGTCATGCTGCCGGCCGGTGCGCCGACCGAAGACACCATCACCGTGCTCAGCGGCCTGCTGGAGCCGGGCGACGTGATCATCGACGGCGGTAACACGTACTACAAGGACGACATCCGCCGGGCCCACGCCCTGCTGGAGAAGGGCCTGAACTACATCGACGTCGGCACCTCCGGCGGCGTGTGGGGCCTGGAGCGCGGCTACTGCATGATGATCGGCGGTGACGCCGAAGTGGTGAAGCGCCTGGACCCGCTGTTCGACAGCCTGGCGCCGGGCATGGGCAATATCCCACGGACTCGCGACCGCAAGTCCGACGACGACCGTGCCGAACGCGGCTACATCCACGCGGGCCCCGCGGGCGCCGGGCATTTCGTCAAGATGATCCACAACGGCATCGAGTACGGCATGATGCAGGCCTTCGCCGAAGGGTTTGACATCCTCAAGACCAAATCCAGCGAAAGCCTGCCACCAGAGCAGCGTTTCGACTTGAACGTCGCCGATATCGCCGAGGTCTGGCGTCGCGGCAGCGTGGTGTCGTCCTGGTTGCTGGACCTGACCGCCGACGCCCTGGCCAGCGATCCGAAACTCGATGGCTTCTCCGGCGAGGTCGCCGACAGCGGCGAAGGGCGCTGGACCATCGAGGCCGCCATCGAGCAGGCGGTGCCGGTGCCGGTGCTCTCCAGCTCGTTGTTCGCCCGTTTCCGCTCGCGCCAGCAGAGCACCTATGGCGACAAGATGCTCTCGGCCATGCGCTTCGGCTTTGGCGGCCACGTGGAGACACCGAAAAAATGA